The genomic segment CGTTGTACCTGTAGCACCAGTCATTCCTGTCGCTCCTGTATCACCCGTGACCCCTGTCGTTCCCGTTAGACCTGTTATTCCCGTCGCTCCCGTTTCGCCTGTAGTCCCAGTTCCAGTCGCACCTGTAGTCCCAGTGGTTCCTGTCGCACCTGTCGCTCCCGGATCACCCGTGTTCCCTGTTGCTCCCGTTTGACCAGTTGCTCCTGTTGGGCCAGTATCTCCCGTCGCACCACCCGCTGGTCCGGTCTCTCCCGTCGATCCGGTTATCCCTGTAGCTCCGGTTATTCCTGTTGCCCCACTAGCCCCAGTCGTTCCCGTCGCCCCGGTAAATCCTGTTATGCCCGTCGTGCCTCCAGCCGGTCCCGTTGCTCCAGTTGAGCCAGTTGAGCCAGTATTTCCGGCAGCACCGGGATCTCCTGTGGCACCTGTCACACCTGCAGCTCCAGTCTCCCCTGGCAGACCATCTGCCCCTCGCATCCCGGCCGGGCCGCGCTCCCCCTGCATACCTTGAGGGCCACGCTTTCCCTCAGCACCCTTTGGACCCGGAGGGCCTGTCGGCCCAACAACAGGAACAGGACAGCATTTCGGTTCTGGACATCTTTGTTTATGAGGGGTCTTTCGTTTACAAGGACGTTTTTTCTTGTGCTCGCATCTAGCTTTTTTTTTCGGCTTGCGTTTCGGTTTATGGCATGAGGATATTTTGCTCATTCGCTTTTTATAGGAACTCAACAAGAACATCCCCCTATCTTAATCGTCTATAATAGGTCATATGTTTGTCAGACCTTGGACTATCACAACAAGTCGCAAATTGTTCCTCTCCCTCCCCACTCCCCATGCGCCCAAACACTCCACATGTTAAAATAAAACAAACTACTTCTTCTGCCAAAGGAGCTGAACGCCTTGTACTTACGGAGTGCAGAGCTGCTCAAGGAGCGCATTCCCAATTACAGCAAGTATCCCTTTTCCATTCCTGTCATCCAGTCAATGAGCAAGCTTCATTTCCATACCCATATCACCTTTTTTGTAGGCGAAAATGGTTCCGGCAAGTCCACCTTTCTAGAAGCTATAGCCTATCAATGCAGCTTTAACACCGCTGGCGGAGGACGCAACAACAGCTACGACGTAGATGCCTCTGAATCTGCACTAGGTCCCTACGTTCGGCTTTCCTGGATGCCTAAGCTCACGAATGGCTTTTTTCTGCGCGCAGAAACGTTTTACCAATTCGCCTCTTACCTCGATACAGTTCCCGAAAGCTTGCCCTATTACGGCGGAAAATCGCTGCATGAGCAGTCGCATGGCGAAGCCTTTCTATCGTTGTTCAAGCACCGTTTTGGCAAAAAAGCGATCTATTTGCTCGACGAGCCCGAGGCCGCGCTTTCTCCTGCCCGCCAGCTCGCGCTGCTTCGCGTCATTAAAGATTTGGAGCGCGATGCCCAGTTCATTATTGCGACTCACTCGCCTATTTTGCTTGGATATCCGAACGCGCAAATTTACAATTTTGACGTCAAGCCTGTTGAAGAAATTCGCTACGAGGACACAGCGCATTACCAGCTAACTCGACGCTTTCTTGAAAACAGAAAAAATGTATTGAACGAGCTGTTCAGCAACGACTAGCAACTCTTTCAATATTCCTTACATAAACTTAACACTATATGTACTAGTTTTCTTACGCGAATCTATTTCTATTATTTAGAAAAAATAGTACAATTGCCTTGTGCTTCCAACCAAGGAAGCCGCTCTAATTAAACCAACTACTAGAAGCGGAGGTTTGATGATGAAGGGTAATTTTTTGAAGCGATTGACGGCAGGAGCACTCATCTTTGCAATGTCTTTATCGGCAGGCACGGCAGTTTCCTTAGCGGAGGGGCCGTCTGATCCGGCTCCCGTCCTACAGCCCGCAGGAAGCGCCAATGGCAAAAAAATTCTGTTCGACAACGCCCATGCCCAAACAGCAGGTGCGGCAGATTGGGTCATTGACGGCGGCTTTTCCGATTTTGGACAAGCTCTTGCAGGCAAAGGCTATTACGTCAAGGAGCTTCGCAAAAGCGGCCCTATTACGCTGGCAGACTTAAGCAGCTATGACGTCTTCGTTATTCCTGAAGCGAACGTGCCGTTCAAGACGAGCGAGCAGCAGGCTATGCTTTCGTATGTGCAGGGCGGAGGCAGCATTTTCTTCATCGCAGACCACTATAACGCAGATCGAAATAAAAACAGATGGGATTCCTCTGAAGTATTCAATGGCTATAGGCGGGGAGCTTGGTCGAATCCCGCGCTGGGCATGAGTACAGAAGAAGCCAGTTCAGCTGCTATGCAAGGTGTAGCCAGCTCCGACTGGCTGTCAAACAACTTCGGCATGCGCATCCGTTACAATGCACTAGGCAACGTAAACTCAGGAACGATCGTTCCTTCCTCGCAATCTTTCGGCATTACTAGCGGCGTTACTTCCGTGACGATGCATGCCGGATCGACCATCGCCATTACAGATCCGACTAAAGCAAAGGGAATCGTCTACATGCAGCAGACTTCTGCGGCTTGGGGCAATGCGGTGGATCAGGGCGTCTATAATGGTGGAGGAATTGCTGAAGGACCTTATGTCGCGATCGGCAAAAATAGTCTTGGCAAAGTAGCCGTAATCGGTGATTCTTCCCCTGTCGAAGACAGCACGCCTAAATATTTGCGCGAGGAAACAGGCGGCTCCAAAACGACATACGACGGCTTTACAGAAGCGAGCAATGGCGCACTGCTCGTACAACTGGTGGACTGGCTTGCTGTTAAAGAAAGCTACACGGCGCTGAATCAAGTAAGCGGCCTTACGCTTGACAATGCAACAGCTTTGCTTGCTATGGAGACGCCGCAAACGTCGACCCAGCCGCAGGCTGAGCCATGGGCAGCTCCGGCAGCCGGCTACAAATGGTGGGACAGCTCCACCTTCAAGCAAGGTTCCTACGGCTATGCCTCAACGTCGCAGCCGCCAACCTCTGGCGCTGTAAACGAAACCTTCGAGACAGGCACGAAAGCAGCCTATACAGCCGCTTCGGTTACGCTCGGCTCAGGCTCGTGGACCTTCGATAATGCGCTGCTTGGCGATCTATCTACAGACAAGAAAAATGGGACCAAATCCGCACGAGTCAGAGCGGCCGGCTCCATCTATATGAATTTCAATGTGACAGGCGGCGCGACTACCGTCAAGGTGAAGCATGCGAGCTTTGGCAACGACACGGGAGCGACATGGAAGCTGCAAAAGTCGCTTAATAGCGGCTCCACTTGGACGGATGTCGGAAGCACCTACTCCAGCAGCCAGTCATTGACGGAGCAGACGATTACTGTAAATGAAACCGCAGCGGTACGCTTCAAAATTGTAGTTGCCGGCACATCCGGCAGCCGCTTGAACTTCGATGATTTTACAATCGTCCAGTAATTCCGGCCTCCCAAGGAAATACAACAAAATACAACAAAAAAGCCCAACAGGCGCTTGTGCAGCTGCATAAAAGCTTAAGCAGCAAGCCAGCGCCCGAAGGGCTTTTTTTCTCATTGAATTTTTCATTGAATTTCTGATGGATATTCCGCTTCATTCCTCTACCTTGCGCACATCCACCGTCACCTTCAACGTCTGCTGCCCGCTACCACGATACACGCCCTTTACCGGAACGATATCTTTGTAATCGCGTCCGTGGCCCAGCTTGACGTAACGCTCGCCGACAGGAGCTTCATTCGTTGGATCGAAGCTGCACCAGCCAAGCGACGGCACGTAGGCCTCCACCCATGCATGGGACGCCTGCTCAAAATCTGCCGTTCCGCCTTGCAAATCGCCAACAAAATGATAGCCGCTCACATAGCGGGCCGGAACCTGCTGCGAGCGGCAGCAGGCAATCATAAGATGGGCAAAATCCTGGCAGACGCCGCGCCTGCGTTCGAACATGTCGCTCGCCTTCGTATCCACCGTTGTAGCATCCGGATCATAGACGAACTCATTGCGGATTTTTTGCGAGAGCGCTAGCAGCCAGCCATATACGCTCATGCCGTCGTTTTTTCGATGCTCTACACTCCCTGCATATGTCTCCACTTCCGGGCTTAACGCCGTGTAAGCAGTAGGCAGCAGAAACTCTACGAAACGATTGCCCGCATCCTCCGACTGCAGCCATTCCCATGCGACTTCAGCTGCTCCGCCGCCATTCAGAGCAGCAGCCTGCTGCTCGGGTGTAAGAGCCTCCTTCGTCACAACCGTCATTTGCGAGCGGATCGTCAGCTTGCGGTGCGAGCCGTTCACCGAAAACGAATGCACCCGATTGCCGAAAAAATCCTCATAGCTGAACAGCGGCGCATTCGGCTCTACCGCAATGGATTGCTGGTAGCAGGACTGGCGTTCATCTGTACTCGGCGTCAGACGAATTTCATTGACACTGTCCGTAACCGGCGTCCCATAATCGTATTGCGTCACATGCGAAATATTCAGCTTCATGCGCTGGCCTCCCCCATGCGAAAAAAGGTTTTGGCAAAAGTCCCGCCCAGCGTCTGGCAAGCTTCCAGCAAATGACCGACAATGGCCCCGTCGCGGTCCAGCAATATATCTTCCCGGTCCAGGCAGGCGAGATCCGCCTTCACCTTGCTTACTTGGCGAATAACCTTGTCATGCGCTGAACGCAGCTGCATATCCTGAAAGCGGATATACCGCATATGCTCATCGAGCGTATGCAGCGCGAAATGCACGGACCTTGGAAACACTTCATTTAAGATGACAAAATCAACAATGGATTCCACCGACATGCCATCGGCATAATAACGCCGGAATACCTGATAGCCGCTCAGCGAACGCAGCATAGCCTGCAAGTACGAGTATGCGCCAGACGCATTGCTCCAGCTCTCGCCGCTCGCAAGGACCGTATTATAAGCGGCTTTAATAATGCGCAGCGTATTTTCAGCCCGTTCCAAATAACGGCCGCATTCAATAAAATGCCACTCATTCTCACGGGGCATGACGGACTGGCTGATGCCTTGAAACAGCGCCGTCCATTCCTTGATTTTGCCGAAAAACAAATGCGGCGATTCCGCCATTAAATCCTCGGGCTGCTTCTCCCGCAGCCACAAATAAAAGCCGTTGACCGCATCCCACATCTCGCTCGGCGCCTTCTCGCGCAGCGTGCGCAAATTGCCCCGCGCATGGCTGACGCAGGACACAAGCGAATTCGGATTGTCGCGGTCAAGCGTCATGTACCGCAGCACATCCTGCTCGCTGTAGCTGCCATATTGCTGGACATAGGACTCTCTGCTGCCCAGCGCATCTACGATGCGCGACCATTTGCAGGTCGGAGCTGCCATTCCTTGCCCTTGCCCTTGCCCGGCCGCCTCCGATTCTGCGCCATCCTCCGCTTGCAAATGATAGTGAACATCGATCAATCGCGCATGGTTTTCCGCCCGCTCCATGTAGCGTCCAATCCAAAACAGCGCCTCCGCATTCCGATTAAGCATAGCCATCCCTCCGATTATTAGGCTCCCCGCCTCATTGTTCCGTGCCGGCTTACCGGCTTAGCAGCTTTACCGCTTTGAGGCTTCGAATTATATGGGCCTAGCGGCTGAGCACCCACGTATCTTTAACCCCGCCGCCTTGCGATGAATTGACCACGAGCGAGCCTTCCGTCATTGCCACGCGCGTCAGCCCGCCCGGTATGACATGCGTCTCCTCGCCCATTAACGCAAAAGCTCTTAAATCGATATGGCGCGGTGCCATCATGCCATCCATCATTACCGGCGCTCGCGAAAGCCTCATCGTCGTCTGGGCGATATACCGCTCTGGATCGAGCTTAATCGCTTCAGCGAACGCTTTGATTTCCGCCGGCGTCGCGCTAGGGCCAATTAACATGCCGTACCCGCCAGACAGCGAAGTTTCCTTGACGACCAGCTCCGCGAGGTGGTCCAGCACGTATTCCCGCTCTTCCTTGCGCGACAAAATATAGGTTGGCACATTATGCAAAATCGGCTCTTCGCCCAAATAATAGCGAATCATATCCGGGACATACGCATACACCGCCTTATCGTCGGCGACCCCGGTACCTGGGGCATTGGCAATCGCCACATTGCCTGCGCGATACGCATTCATCAGCCCTGGAACCCCAAGCAGGGAATCCGGCTGAAAAGCAAGCGGATCTATAAACTCGTCATCGATCCGCCGATAAATAACATCCACTTTGCGAAGCCCGCGCAAATCCCGCAAATAAATGTTGTGGTCCTTATAAACGAGATCGCGGCCTTCCACAAGATGAATGCCAAGCTGCTGAGCGAGGAAAGTATGCTCGTAATAGGCCGAGTTGTAGGAGCCCGGCGTAAGCAGCACAATAAGAGGATCTCTTTTCCCGCTTGGCGCAAGAGAGCGAAGCGAGCTGAGGAAGCAGTTGAGGCTGCGCTCGATGCTTTGGACAGACGAGGACAAATACAGGTCATGAAACAGCTCGCTCATTAGCGTCCTGCCCTTGAATAAGTAAGAGAAGCCGGATGGGGAACGCAAATTGTCTTCCAGCACAAAATAACGTCCCTTCTCATCTCGGATCAAATCGATGCCCGAAGCTGTAATGTACACGCCTGACGGCACATCCAGTCCCACCATTTCCGGGCGGAAATAAGTGTTGGACACGATCATTTTGCGGGGGATAACGCCATCTTTTACGATGCGCTGCTGGTGGTAGATGTCGTGGGTGAAGGCATTCAGCGCGCGGATGCGCTGGCGTACGCCGCGGTCAATATTGTCCCACTCATGCCGGGGAATGACACGGGGAATATAGTCGAACGGAATCGTCCGCTCCAGAGGCTCATTTTGATTGCTGCTGTACAGCGTGAAGGTAATGCCCTCCTCCATCATTCGCTGATTAAGAGCATGCTGGCGAATGCCCAGCTCAGAGGGCTTCATTTTTCCGAACATGCGATGAACACTTTCATAGTGGGGACGAACTGAAAAATCCTTTTCAAACATTTCATCATAAAAAGATTGTGAATCGTAAAAATGCGACTGCGACTGTCTGGCCGTCGACATGCCAACCGCCTCCTCCAAGATGGCTCAACCTCACATGTAAATCCTGTAACAATAATGATCGTTTTTGATCCAACGGCATATTAATGTTAGTTTTTATGACGTTAAATTTCATAAAATCGTCCATTTCTGTAGCTCAATCATACTAAAACCGAATATTCATGTCAACTTATATATCATATAAAAAAGCCGAAATCCTCAGACACGAGAATTTCGGCTTCTTCTTAATGTTATCTACTATAAAATGCAGCCTATGAAGAGGTTGCATTAAGCTTGTTCAAATCTTTGGCGACATCATCGACCATTTTCACAAAAGAAGCAAGCTCCTGTGATTTTGCCGCTTGATTACGCGCCTCCGCCGACGTCTGATCGGACTCCTTGCGAACTGAATTAACCTTTTTCTCAATTTCACTAAGCTTATTTTGAATCGTTTCCTGTGCTCCCCGTGACGATGCAGCCAGCTTGCGCACCTCATTGGCAACAACCTCGAAGCCCCGGCCATGATCTCCGGCTCTTGCTGCTTCAATGGCCGCATTCAGCCCTAGCAAATGCGTCTGATCGGCAATTTCCCGAATCATCGTACCCATTTCCGTAATGCCGTCCAGCTCGCCCTGCAGCTCGCCAAGCAAAGAATGCGCTTTCTCTTGTGAATCTGAAGTAGACAATGCCGTAGCTGCAATCGATTGGGCGCCTTCTTCCAGCTCAACCATTAAACCAGCCAGCTGCTGCACCGCTTCCGTTACCGTAGACAGCATCGATGCGCGCTCATCCGCCAGCTCCTGCACCTTGTTTTGCTCTGCGCGGTTATACGCTTCAAGCACAAATTGCGAGTCCAAATTGAACATCTTGGACAAGGAGTGAATAACCGGCTTCCATCCATCTGGAAGCACACGCTCAAATACATCCGTTGCAATGTTCAAGTAAGTCATGTATGTACCTAAATACCAGTCGGTTGTCAGGCCGATCCGGGAATGCACAAGCCCGATTTTTATCCGGTTTTCAATAAATGCTTCATCAATAACGCCGTCGGCAAGAGACAGCCAATATTCGCGCTGCGTCCCTTTCAAACGATCCACATTGCTGAACTTCTTCATTAAAGCTACCATTTCGGGATAGAGTCCCACATTATCATAGAAACGATCAACAACCTCGTCGACTACCTGCTTAAAAACAGGCCTGCACTCCGCGAGCAGCTGCAAATCCTGTTCCTTGATTCCTGTATAGTCCAACTGACGTTTACGTTCTACTGTGACATTAATCATTGAACAACCCCCAGTCTCTAAATAATTACCAACTGCTATATTAAGTATATCGGCATTCGGCTTCATAAAGGTAGACATTTCTTTAATAATTCAAGAGAATTTGTTGAGATCTCTACAAAATTCACCGAAAAAGCTGAATCCATAGTCCCATTTTTCCAGTCCTCCTAACCTATTCTAGCTTATTCCGGCTTTATTTTCACCCAGACAACGCCAAGAAGTTCGGCGGGCAGCTGCTCCACCGAACTTTTTGATCTCCTCCTATTTGGATCGTTAGCGATTAAGCAGGCTGCCTACATAACGCAGCAGCTCATTGGCACATACGGGGCAATAACCGTGGTCATCAATCAACCGTTTCGTCACTTCATTTATCCGCTTGAGCTGGATTTCATCCGGCGTCTTCGTGGACGTCGTAATTTTCACGATGTCCTTAAGATCGGTGAACAGCTTTTTCTCCACCGCTTCACGCAGCCGTTCGTGGCTGGTGAAATCGAATTTTTTCCCTTTGCGGGAATACGACGAGATGCGAATCAAAATTTCTTCGCGGAACGCTTTTTTCGCATTTTCAGAAACGCCGATCTGCTCCTCAATGGAACGCATCAGGCGCTCATCCGGATCAAGCTCCTCGCCGGTGAGCGGATCTTTGATTTTAGCCCAGTTGCAATAAGCCTCAATGTTGTCGAGATAGTTTTCGAACAGCGTACGCGCCGACTCCTCATAGGAATAGACGAATGCCTTCTGAATTTCTTTTTTGGCCAGGCCATCGTATTCCTTGCGCGCAACCGAAATAAAGTTCAAATAACGCTCCCGCTCCTCCTTCGTAATGGATGGATGCTGGTCAAGGCCGTCCTTCAAGCCGCGAAGCACATCGAGCGCATTAATGCACTGCATATCCTGCTTGATCAGCGCGCTCGAAATCCGGTTGATGACATAACGCGGGTCGATGCCGGACATGCCTTCCTCCGTATATTCGGTCTGCATTTCCTTAAGATCGGCATCCTTGAAGCCTTCGATTTCCTCGCCGTCGTACATCCGCATCTTCTTCACCAAATCCATGCCCTGCTTCTTCGTCTCCTTCAGACGGGTAAGTATGGAGAAAATAGCAGCAGCGCGCAGAGCATGAGGCGCAATATGAATATGCTTCATGTCGCTCTGGCCGATGAGCTTCGTATAAATTTTTTCTTCCTCGGACACCTTCAGGTTATATGGAATCGGCATGACGATCATCCGTGACTGGAGCGCTTCATTTTTCTTATTGCTAATGAAAGATTTGTACTCCGTCTCGTTCGTGTGGGCAATAATTAATTCATCAGCGGAAATTAGCGCAAACCGCCCCGCTTTAAAATTGCCCTCCTGCGTCAAGGACAGCAGGTTCCACAAAAACTTCTCGTCGCATTTCAGCATCTCCTGAAACTCCATAAGCCCCCGGTTCGCCTTGTTCAGCTCCCCATCAAAACGATACGCCCGCGGATCGGATTCCGAGCCAAATTCTGTAATCGTGGAAAAATCGATGCTGCCGGTTAGATCGGCAATGTCCTGCGACTTCGGATCAGATGGGCTGAACGTCCCGATGCCCACCCGGTTATCCTCCGAGATGAATACGCGCTCCACCTGAACATTTTGAATATCGCCGCCGTATTCGGT from the Paenibacillus sp. BIHB 4019 genome contains:
- a CDS encoding circularly permuted type 2 ATP-grasp protein, producing the protein MSTARQSQSHFYDSQSFYDEMFEKDFSVRPHYESVHRMFGKMKPSELGIRQHALNQRMMEEGITFTLYSSNQNEPLERTIPFDYIPRVIPRHEWDNIDRGVRQRIRALNAFTHDIYHQQRIVKDGVIPRKMIVSNTYFRPEMVGLDVPSGVYITASGIDLIRDEKGRYFVLEDNLRSPSGFSYLFKGRTLMSELFHDLYLSSSVQSIERSLNCFLSSLRSLAPSGKRDPLIVLLTPGSYNSAYYEHTFLAQQLGIHLVEGRDLVYKDHNIYLRDLRGLRKVDVIYRRIDDEFIDPLAFQPDSLLGVPGLMNAYRAGNVAIANAPGTGVADDKAVYAYVPDMIRYYLGEEPILHNVPTYILSRKEEREYVLDHLAELVVKETSLSGGYGMLIGPSATPAEIKAFAEAIKLDPERYIAQTTMRLSRAPVMMDGMMAPRHIDLRAFALMGEETHVIPGGLTRVAMTEGSLVVNSSQGGGVKDTWVLSR
- a CDS encoding AAA family ATPase, with translation MYLRSAELLKERIPNYSKYPFSIPVIQSMSKLHFHTHITFFVGENGSGKSTFLEAIAYQCSFNTAGGGRNNSYDVDASESALGPYVRLSWMPKLTNGFFLRAETFYQFASYLDTVPESLPYYGGKSLHEQSHGEAFLSLFKHRFGKKAIYLLDEPEAALSPARQLALLRVIKDLERDAQFIIATHSPILLGYPNAQIYNFDVKPVEEIRYEDTAHYQLTRRFLENRKNVLNELFSND
- a CDS encoding Ig domain protein group 2 domain protein, coding for MSLSAGTAVSLAEGPSDPAPVLQPAGSANGKKILFDNAHAQTAGAADWVIDGGFSDFGQALAGKGYYVKELRKSGPITLADLSSYDVFVIPEANVPFKTSEQQAMLSYVQGGGSIFFIADHYNADRNKNRWDSSEVFNGYRRGAWSNPALGMSTEEASSAAMQGVASSDWLSNNFGMRIRYNALGNVNSGTIVPSSQSFGITSGVTSVTMHAGSTIAITDPTKAKGIVYMQQTSAAWGNAVDQGVYNGGGIAEGPYVAIGKNSLGKVAVIGDSSPVEDSTPKYLREETGGSKTTYDGFTEASNGALLVQLVDWLAVKESYTALNQVSGLTLDNATALLAMETPQTSTQPQAEPWAAPAAGYKWWDSSTFKQGSYGYASTSQPPTSGAVNETFETGTKAAYTAASVTLGSGSWTFDNALLGDLSTDKKNGTKSARVRAAGSIYMNFNVTGGATTVKVKHASFGNDTGATWKLQKSLNSGSTWTDVGSTYSSSQSLTEQTITVNETAAVRFKIVVAGTSGSRLNFDDFTIVQ
- a CDS encoding transglutaminase family protein, which gives rise to MKLNISHVTQYDYGTPVTDSVNEIRLTPSTDERQSCYQQSIAVEPNAPLFSYEDFFGNRVHSFSVNGSHRKLTIRSQMTVVTKEALTPEQQAAALNGGGAAEVAWEWLQSEDAGNRFVEFLLPTAYTALSPEVETYAGSVEHRKNDGMSVYGWLLALSQKIRNEFVYDPDATTVDTKASDMFERRRGVCQDFAHLMIACCRSQQVPARYVSGYHFVGDLQGGTADFEQASHAWVEAYVPSLGWCSFDPTNEAPVGERYVKLGHGRDYKDIVPVKGVYRGSGQQTLKVTVDVRKVEE
- a CDS encoding globin-coupled sensor protein; the protein is MINVTVERKRQLDYTGIKEQDLQLLAECRPVFKQVVDEVVDRFYDNVGLYPEMVALMKKFSNVDRLKGTQREYWLSLADGVIDEAFIENRIKIGLVHSRIGLTTDWYLGTYMTYLNIATDVFERVLPDGWKPVIHSLSKMFNLDSQFVLEAYNRAEQNKVQELADERASMLSTVTEAVQQLAGLMVELEEGAQSIAATALSTSDSQEKAHSLLGELQGELDGITEMGTMIREIADQTHLLGLNAAIEAARAGDHGRGFEVVANEVRKLAASSRGAQETIQNKLSEIEKKVNSVRKESDQTSAEARNQAAKSQELASFVKMVDDVAKDLNKLNATSS
- a CDS encoding alpha-E domain-containing protein → MLNRNAEALFWIGRYMERAENHARLIDVHYHLQAEDGAESEAAGQGQGQGMAAPTCKWSRIVDALGSRESYVQQYGSYSEQDVLRYMTLDRDNPNSLVSCVSHARGNLRTLREKAPSEMWDAVNGFYLWLREKQPEDLMAESPHLFFGKIKEWTALFQGISQSVMPRENEWHFIECGRYLERAENTLRIIKAAYNTVLASGESWSNASGAYSYLQAMLRSLSGYQVFRRYYADGMSVESIVDFVILNEVFPRSVHFALHTLDEHMRYIRFQDMQLRSAHDKVIRQVSKVKADLACLDREDILLDRDGAIVGHLLEACQTLGGTFAKTFFRMGEASA
- a CDS encoding PrkA family serine protein kinase, with protein sequence MDIFKRISEYQAESEKLAWSGSFKDYIELLRQDPTPAMTAHARVYEMIESYGVEERDGKKRYKFFEQEIYGLDRSVEKLVEEYFHSSARRLDVRKRILLLMGPVSGGKSTLVTMLKKGLEKYSRTKRGAVYAIKGCPMHEEPLHLIPHELRGEIEQEIGVRIEGNLCPSCQMRLQTEYGGDIQNVQVERVFISEDNRVGIGTFSPSDPKSQDIADLTGSIDFSTITEFGSESDPRAYRFDGELNKANRGLMEFQEMLKCDEKFLWNLLSLTQEGNFKAGRFALISADELIIAHTNETEYKSFISNKKNEALQSRMIVMPIPYNLKVSEEEKIYTKLIGQSDMKHIHIAPHALRAAAIFSILTRLKETKKQGMDLVKKMRMYDGEEIEGFKDADLKEMQTEYTEEGMSGIDPRYVINRISSALIKQDMQCINALDVLRGLKDGLDQHPSITKEERERYLNFISVARKEYDGLAKKEIQKAFVYSYEESARTLFENYLDNIEAYCNWAKIKDPLTGEELDPDERLMRSIEEQIGVSENAKKAFREEILIRISSYSRKGKKFDFTSHERLREAVEKKLFTDLKDIVKITTSTKTPDEIQLKRINEVTKRLIDDHGYCPVCANELLRYVGSLLNR